TTCTGCCCGAGTCGGTCATTCGCTGGACCATGTTGACGTCGATGACCTCATCTTTCAGATCGGGAAGGAGGACGTCGACGATTTCAGGTTCGCGAAGTGGGAGCTTTGTTGCAAGTGCATCGCTCATCGATGTGATCTCGCCGTTCATGACCATCTTGCCTAGTTTTGTCTTCGGCGTCCATTCCATTTACTCCACCTCCATTTTCTTTTTGATATCTTCGACGAGTTTCTCGACGCCCTCCCCGATGTGCTGACCTTTGATTCTCTCGTCCGAAGGAAGAATCTCTTCGCCATGAGGAACCTCAATACCCGCATCGAGAATTCCTTTCAACGCAGCGAAACACGAGGCACCCCTCGCCGGATCTCGCAAACCAATATCTAGAACCGCCTGATCGATTCCTTTCTTCTTTGCTCTCAGTGCGGCGAGGTATCCTGTCAGATAAGCTGCAGGTGTGTTTCCAGTTGAGAGATTCCAGCCAAGCTTGATCAGTTCCCTCGAGTGCGCTTGTGCGGTCACTCGATCGCCAATAGGATCGAATTCAATGAACTGCACACTCGCATTTCTCAACGAGATCCTGACGACAGCTCTCGGAACCCCTGCCCTTAGCAATCTCGCCCTTTGTCGATAGTCTGTTCTGCCTTCTCGCCTTCGTCGGAATGGCACTTTATATCGAGGTCCGTGAGCCATTAGTTGCCCTCCTTGAGATGTCCTTCCATTTTGAGATGGGTGATCAAATGAGTCTTGCTTTTAAACATTCCGCCTTTAGCCTTCATATAGAACTCTCTGTAAACAGCCCTGCTGATCTTGCCTTCATCCCTCAATTCCTTAAGCGTTCTTCTGATCGGTCTGATAGTCTGAATCCACTGCCTTTTTTCGGGCGTTCTCGCACCTGCAGCGCCCTTTCTACTGCCAGGACCCCTTCGTCTTCCCTTTTCTTTTTGGGCAGCCCTGTATCTTGCTCTTGCTCGTGAAATTCCTCTTTTTGGAAGAGCGACGATTGCTCCAGAATCAATCGCAGTTCGGATATCGGCACGGGTGATCGCGTCCGCGATATCCTCAATTCGATTCGGATCGATCCAAACCCTGTTAATCCCACATCCAAGGATCTCTGCCGCAATCCGTCTTTGATTTTTCAGGTTCATATCATCCCGTCCTGTTGAGAATCCTGATTCCAAGCTGATCTGCCTTGCTTTCAATCTCTATTCGCTTCTTATAGCCGACCGTACTGCCGATTCTCACAGCCTGCCGCTTTGGATCGATTCCTTCAAGCTGTGAAGGGTTGTAAACCATGACTTCTTCAAAGCCAGATGGATGCAATCCGCGTACTTTTTTCGGCCCGCGGTATCCGATCGACACAACAGGAGGCCTATATTTGTAATGCCGCCGCATCTTGCTATGCAGACCGCGGGGCTTCCTCCATTTTTCACCGAGTCTCTTGTACCTGAACCATTCCTGTCTAAGAAACGCTGGTCTTCTCTCTGAGATTTTACGTCTCAACGCAAGCAATTTCGCGATTGTTGGATCGAGGGCAGGTTTTGCCTTGACGAGATAACCACCCTTCTCGACGATCGCCGCTTCTTTTGCCGATACTTCTGCTTCTTCAATGATGACCTCTTCAGCTTTATTCTCTTGCTCAGCACCCTTTTCCTTCTCGATTTCTTCTTCTTTTGTCTTCTCGACGACCACTTCCTCAGGCACCTTTTCTTCTTCCCTAGATTCGGGTACTGATTCCTCAAGAATCCCTCGTTCTTCAATGACCTCAATCCAATGCTCGGCGATCTTTGGACCGACGCCTTTTAGGCGGTCAATTATCTCTTTCTTTCGCTCCTCATCATATAACGCATCAAGGAGGTCTGAGAGCGTTCTGATTCCCATCGCTTCGAGTTCTTCCTTGTATTCATCTTTATAATATGGTAATTCTGAAATTTCCCTGATTTCCCCTTCATGCTTGCTCATTGACTCATCCTCCTCGCTTTTTCAACAATGTAAATGCCATCCTGGAAGACCCTCGAATCGTATCCTTTGATAGCTGTAGCACGTTCGATATTTGCAGCTGTCTGGGAAACTGCTTCGATATCGATTCCAGTCAAAATCACTTCATTACCTTTGACAGCGATCTTCGTATCGCCGACGATATTCGCTTTGCGGGGTGTCCT
This region of Methanomassiliicoccales archaeon genomic DNA includes:
- a CDS encoding 50S ribosomal protein L18; this translates as MAHGPRYKVPFRRRREGRTDYRQRARLLRAGVPRAVVRISLRNASVQFIEFDPIGDRVTAQAHSRELIKLGWNLSTGNTPAAYLTGYLAALRAKKKGIDQAVLDIGLRDPARGASCFAALKGILDAGIEVPHGEEILPSDERIKGQHIGEGVEKLVEDIKKKMEVE
- a CDS encoding 50S ribosomal protein L19e; its protein translation is MNLKNQRRIAAEILGCGINRVWIDPNRIEDIADAITRADIRTAIDSGAIVALPKRGISRARARYRAAQKEKGRRRGPGSRKGAAGARTPEKRQWIQTIRPIRRTLKELRDEGKISRAVYREFYMKAKGGMFKSKTHLITHLKMEGHLKEGN
- a CDS encoding 50S ribosomal protein L32e — translated: MGIRTLSDLLDALYDEERKKEIIDRLKGVGPKIAEHWIEVIEERGILEESVPESREEEKVPEEVVVEKTKEEEIEKEKGAEQENKAEEVIIEEAEVSAKEAAIVEKGGYLVKAKPALDPTIAKLLALRRKISERRPAFLRQEWFRYKRLGEKWRKPRGLHSKMRRHYKYRPPVVSIGYRGPKKVRGLHPSGFEEVMVYNPSQLEGIDPKRQAVRIGSTVGYKKRIEIESKADQLGIRILNRTG